The nucleotide sequence ACTCTCCTCTAAAACTGTATTAAAACATTTGCCAAGATTATACGCTTGCGTTTGAAGTAGGGCTTTTGGATAATGCACAGCCACATACTGTTGTGTTCAAGTTGACTGTCTGTGCTGTGTCCAGAGCTCAGTCTAATTAGAAAATAtgttcttttatttttccaatcCGACTGCTTCCCAGCAGTGTCCTACAACTCTCATCACAGCTTTTAAAGTCAGcggggtttttgggggggggagggggggggggcagtgttacgCTCTGCAAGGAATTGTACACTAATAATCTTGATTTCCTGGATGGAGTGCACCAAGCCCTGTACAGCCTGTCGCGCAAGTTAATAATGCCTTATTTTTGCAGGTCCTTCTGAAAGCTGAGTAACAGTTGGTGAAGCTTGTATAGGcttagatcccaaagatctttaATTAAAAAGTGTGCATATaaacaatcattacagaaagcaGTGGATAGCCAATGTGATCCATATCATGTGAAATCACATTGCGAAGCtttaccattgtcacatggtagatcgccagcagagttactcatgaatagaaggttgcgtaccgcagttccatacttggaaaaggaggaggagaatgcagtgataCTGCAGGAAAtctaaaacattaaagcaaaataaaAGCAGTTCCATGATAGCgtgtctagaactttaccacctctgagtagtgatgatatTGTGCGAGTAGAAGATTCAAGCAATTGGTCGAGAAAGGCCACTGTACTTGAACGTACAGACAGAGGATGggatggttttaagaagaaatcatcaCGCACTCTTGAAagccagagaagactttcacaacagccagatggatgacaaatctacgtcagaatcaacatcagctgcaaTGTCAGACAGTTCAGCAGTTTCTGAGCATGAAAATctgcaagttctgagcagcaaggtcaaactttgagaagaacaACCAGAGTCcgaagaaaacctgatcgactcaatttgtagatttagctgttagactcacaggctcatgatatcacatgtaaatatactgatgataatgtattcatttatttcttcaaaggaaaggggatgtagtgatatcatggttgtgctgtaattcaccgactgaccactaggagtctcgcTAGTATATAAGGGGATGTTAGAGGCAGGTGACGGCAGACTGGCTggagggagctggagagagaggttgcttgtgcatgatcatactgttgttttgtatatagttaacccaaagttaatgttaataaatcatttgtaGCTTTAACTACAAAGTTATTGTGAAATAAagcaggccatccgacaagaaaatTTCACCCACAATCACTTCTAATGGAAAATTCACATTTTATGAATTCTCAATTGAAGCGGACTAATTTTTAATACTTCGAAAGAGAGTGGCTGAAATTTTCCAGGCCTTCACCCCGGCGTGATCTTCTGGTTCCGGTGGAGTGAAAGGAGATTTCAATAGTTCACCGGTCCCGCCATGGAAAAACCTgcaatggggcgggggggggggggggggggggggggagttgcatgGGAGCTACAAAATTCCGACCAGTGTATATACTTGGGTTACTCTTAAACTGTTTTAAATTTGAAAGCTGTTGTGTGCCAAGTAATGACTCACAGACCTTTGTTTTTCAGACTCGTTTTTTAATATGCCAATCAGGAGTATCGACTCTAACAGAATTACGTGCTCAGGCTGTGTAAACTAGTCTGCCTTGTCCATGATGAATATTACTGCAACATCAATTATACACGTCACAAACTATACAGTGTTTACAACAGAAAACTGCACAAAGGAAGAACTCCTCCAGCAGCGGCCTGCCAAGAAAATTATACTTGGCCTGGCCTTAGCCATTTTATCTTTACTCACTGTCATCATGAATGTTTTGGTGCTGTATGCAGTGAAAAGCGAGAGAAAACTGCAAACTGTTGCAAACATGTACATAGTGAGTCTATCTGTTGCAGATCTGATCGTTGGCATGACAGTCATGCCCCTTAATATTGTGTACCTATTGGAAAACAAATGGAAACTGGGAAGAGTGATTTGCCAATTTTGGCTTTCTATGGATTATATGGCTAGCACGGCTTCAATTTTTAGTCTTTTTATCCTATGTGTGGATCGTTACCACTCCGTTCGTCAGCCGTTGAGATATTTGAAGTATCGGACCAAAACCAGAGGTATTGCAATGATTGCAGGAGCCTGGTTTCTATCACTGACTTGGATCATTCCCATCTTAGGATGGCACATCTTTGCTAATGGAGGTATCAGGACTGTGGCAGACAACACATGTGACACTGAATTTCGTTATGTCACCTGGTTCAAAATTCTTACTGCAGTCCTCAACTTTTACGTCCCATCTATATTAATGCTGTGGTGTTATGCAGAAATTTACATGGCTGTAAGAAAGCACTGCCGGCAAGGAGACAATATCAGGAGACATAAATGCTCCGGTACAGATAGAAAGAATTTCAATGAAAGTGCGAAATTGTCAATGCGCAAACATGAAACATGTCTGAACCAGCAAGGTGAAAATGCACATCTAGACCTCCTGGATTCGGAAGTCAAAGATACATGCAAATTTTCACAGTGCGGCTTTAATTGTTCTGATTTAAAACAAATCAAAACGCCATATACGTTTGAAGATAATGAGAGTATCTCAACTGGAAACACCCAAGACATTGGAGCCTTTTCTATTTCAGCATCAGTGCAACAAATTTCAACTGACTTTTACCATAAGTCACTGTCTCTCAATAAGTCACAAAATCAGCATGTGGAACCAGGCTACAGATCAAATTATATTGTGAAGTCGAGGGAAAATATTACGCTGGATAGTCCTGTCCCCACCACAAAACTGAAGTGTTTTCCAATAAGTGTTCGGTACAGACAAAGAGGTAGCAACACTCAACAAACATACACGACGATAAAAGAACGTAATATGGCTGCAGAGAATTCAGCTGATGACAAATGCAAACTGTCAGACATATCTGATATTCAAACACTCAATAAGGTGCTGCGTCAGTTTGGCTCGATGTCACGTGCAGATCCAGAAGCAACATGCTGGGTTCCTGAATCTGAAGAAACTACAGGAACAGTGGGTGTCAATCAGTTTAAGCAATCGTGGCACAAGTTTTTCTCACGGTCTGTGCAGTACGTACAACGCTTTCTTATAGTAAAAGAGAGAAAAGCTGTCAAGCAATTGGGTTTCATTATGACGGGGTTCATggtgtgctggatcccctactttGTGACATTTACCGTAATGGCTTTCTGTGATACGTGTGTCAATCACAATTTACATATGTTCACAATATGGCTGGGTTACATTAATTCAACCCTTAACCCATTCATCTACCCTCTTTGTAACAAGACCTTCAAGAAAACTTTCAAGGCCATTCTTCACATTCAAACTTAAATTATACTTTGTGGATTATTAAATGTTTGCTGAGGAAAAAAAATCCTCTCACTGGTTTCATTTTCAAAACCATAAAAACTTAGCAAATTGAAGAATGTCAATTTACTTTATGACTTCTTACCAATTGATTTAGCAATTCTTAAAGATTTTAGCAAATCAGTTGATTAGACATAAATTAAAAATATTTGTAACTATTTCAACAATTCATCAGTGTTAGATGAAGCAAGTATCTGTTGGACCAAAATCTCTGGGGAATGTCACAGTGCCATTTAGTTAATCTACAAAATCAATCCACATGATAGCTGGAGCCATAAGGTATAAACATTGCTGGTGGCGATTTTTCAACATCAATGTAAAGGATTGAGAGATAATtacaaaacaatttttttaaaatctcgaTTCCGTTTATACCTTACATTGTATTGTGTGCACTTTATGACATTTGTGAAATTGACATGGCAACAGCGATTTGTAATTAAGTCCCAAAAAGTGCTGACGAATACATGTCTTTTATTGTTTTTAACTGAAGCTGGGCTATTATAAAAATGATTTTGCTATTCATTAAATGGTGCAGCTTTTAATAAACAGCAAATAgttttcttttcagcagcaatAGAGAAATTTATTTGGGGCATTTAGAAATTGGTTTGAAAAAATCTGTTTCAATAAGCCCGTTTGACTaatcccacaccacctcactgCAACCCAATTGATTTTATTTTTCCCTCAAAAATAAGGCCAGCTGTCTCCAAGATCCGTTTCGTAATCTGCCTTGTAGCTTCTTCTATATTTCTGCAGACCTCGCATCATTCATGATTTGCTTTCAGTATTTAATTTATACCAGCTAATTTTTCAATTCTTTGTTTGTGAACTCAGTGAGTGAACACGTTGAAATAGTACAGGAGATGGTGGTTttgttggccggggggggggggggggggggggggggggggggattcatgtGGGGAGGGTGAGAAAAATCCTACCAAAAACACACAGACTCAGAACAAACTAGATTGGAGATCAGAAATACCAGAGGCAGCTTCTTCGCCTCGTGTGTTAGCCAGCTCCTCATTATCAACTGCAGGTTTTGGTTCCGAGATCATTATATCTGTATCACCACTCCACAGATTTGGTAATACTCTGGATAAAATGAGCTCAAGTTGGATAACACTTCTTCATAAATTAAGAATCCTGAGAGGAGAGGGATTATATTTCaacttcagattttcagcacATTGAAAGCTTAATGCTGTGTATTCGGATAAGATCCGATGAAGGACCATTAACATTATAAAGATAAATTGGAAAATCATGCTTTGGAACTCTGCCACAAAATGTAACTTTAACAAAATAAATGATTGTGCGTAAAATACCTAAAATAAGCACTATTAACTTAATAATTTGGTTTATAACGATGTAGGTTATGCACTCAGTTTTACTACTGACTTGCCGCAAGAATTCTCTCCTAAAACACATCAATCTTTAAGTTATATATGTCCTTAAGGAGCACCCAAAGTATATCACAGTGCCCAAGAGAATTCTCCTCAGCTTCAGCTATTCCCTGTGGTAAAACTTTCAGATACCATGGGGTAGATTCACCAATGGGAGactatggccagaattctccagtcgttgCGATTCATTTTCCCCGTTGGCAGCTCACCCACGCCCGTGGGTTCCTGGCTGCATCGgttggtcacaatgggaaatcccattgacaagcaatgGAAAGATAGAaacccgccaccagcaaacagcgCGCTGCTAAGGAATACGTGGCTGGAGGAACGGAAAACCCGGCCAATGTTCTCCAGGCGGAGGGGAATTGCACCTGTTTTACAATCACCCTGGGAGCACCAATTGGGATGCAATTCCGTATCCCTTGCCaaacaaatttatgcatggctagGAATACGAGG is from Scyliorhinus canicula chromosome 11, sScyCan1.1, whole genome shotgun sequence and encodes:
- the hrh1 gene encoding histamine H1 receptor, with translation MMNITATSIIHVTNYTVFTTENCTKEELLQQRPAKKIILGLALAILSLLTVIMNVLVLYAVKSERKLQTVANMYIVSLSVADLIVGMTVMPLNIVYLLENKWKLGRVICQFWLSMDYMASTASIFSLFILCVDRYHSVRQPLRYLKYRTKTRGIAMIAGAWFLSLTWIIPILGWHIFANGGIRTVADNTCDTEFRYVTWFKILTAVLNFYVPSILMLWCYAEIYMAVRKHCRQGDNIRRHKCSGTDRKNFNESAKLSMRKHETCLNQQGENAHLDLLDSEVKDTCKFSQCGFNCSDLKQIKTPYTFEDNESISTGNTQDIGAFSISASVQQISTDFYHKSLSLNKSQNQHVEPGYRSNYIVKSRENITLDSPVPTTKLKCFPISVRYRQRGSNTQQTYTTIKERNMAAENSADDKCKLSDISDIQTLNKVLRQFGSMSRADPEATCWVPESEETTGTVGVNQFKQSWHKFFSRSVQYVQRFLIVKERKAVKQLGFIMTGFMVCWIPYFVTFTVMAFCDTCVNHNLHMFTIWLGYINSTLNPFIYPLCNKTFKKTFKAILHIQT